The sequence below is a genomic window from Lolium perenne isolate Kyuss_39 chromosome 7, Kyuss_2.0, whole genome shotgun sequence.
GTTGCTATAGCGCAAAACTCTGTTGCTGTATCGTAAACCAGATGTGGAAGAAGAGAACTAATCTTGAACTCTTTAAAATCGCTACAACAAACATAATATAAACAAGGGAAGAATTTTAACGGAACAATCAATTCTTAACAGGCGGGCTGCCTGCCTTAGCCCGATTTATTTTGTTTTCTCACTACATATTTGCCTAGGTCATCTCCGGTCCGCCATGTGGCTTCCCAGAGCTTGCTGCCTTCGGTTTTACCCCAATCTGTCACCATCCATTGTGCGCACCTAAGGAAAAAGTGATAACCATTTGCATCCTTTACGGAGGAAAAAACACGAAAAAGTATCTCATTAGAGAACATGTGTAGAAATAAATGTATTACTGAATTAAGATGACTCAGAATTGCAATTTACCTTCAAGAGGGGATATTTGTACAAAAAAATGGGCTGTGAATAAATTAGCACTAGGAAAGGAAGGTAGCTGAATAAAACACACACACATGGCTCTTGAAACGATGAGCTGGCACACAAATTAAACCTCCATTTTCACAAGAACTTGCAGAAAAAAGATGCGACTATAAATGTTAACACAAAAATAACACATCACTACAAGTTTCAACATCTGACCATACATGACTCAGAAACAACAGTGAGGCGATGAGCACTTCATAGTCATGGAAAGTCATGAGCCCAAGAAAACCTGCCTGGATATGAGTATTTATGCCGAATTGCGACCGTTAGAATTTGAAGTAGAGCCACCCATCAAAAGCAGTAGCATATTTAGCCCCCGCAGTTACGTCCAGTCATCACCATATATTTAGCCCCCACAGTTCCGTCCAGTCATCACCATCACAGCTACACCATTCTTGTAGATTGAGCCACAATGCAACTCCTTGGGATTTTCTACAAAAAAACAGAGAATGCGAATGAAAATTAGCAAAGGCAGCGGATGAACCAATGGAGATCCAATGTGTTTTCGTGGTCTAGCAGACATCCACGCATTTGGACAATACTGATCATAAGTTAATAAGACTAATAATTACTGGTTGACAATTGTTAGACTAACAAAATGGATACCGATGAAGTAAAAAAAACTGGCAATGGCAAGATTGACACTGAtaatgaaaactgatgattgaggagAAATAAAAAAAACTGACGAATGGCAAAGAAATCTGAATAATTACAAGTTAATGAAGTGAAAACAGGCTGGAGGAACACTTATGAAGAATAAACAAACTGAAAAATGGAAGAAACCAAGATCGAACAAAGAAACGAGCTGAAGAAAGATACAAATATGACAGAATAAAAGGAAGGCTGATGCGACTGATACTCACGAAAGACAAGAATGAGACTGATAATAAAAACCTAGGGCTGAACAGAAATGAAGACTGAACCGAGCAATGACAAAGAAACCTGAGATTAGAGAAAGAGAGACTGGGGACTGAGAAAAGAGAGAATGGTGTGTAGCCTGAAAAAAACACAATAACAGATAACAGAAAATTAAAAGGATTAACGAATGAAGATGGAAAGATGAGAGACTGAAGAAACAAATCAAGTGAATGACACGTGCAACAGATAATTAAAAGGATTAACCAGAAAATGGAAAAATGAGAGGCTGAAGAAAGAAATCAAGTGAATGACACGTGAGGGAATGAAGAAAGATGAGAAGTGACTGGAGAAAGAAAATGGATATTTAGTAAGAACTGAAAGACATCATTAGTAAGAACCTGCACTATGGACTGCACAATATTGTCTGATTGTAAATATCATGCTGAGATTATAAGTCCATGTTTCAAGAATAGCAAGCTATAGATCTAACAAGAACCATGTGTGGAGAAGTAAGCACGAAAAATTCCACCGTAAACATGAAATGATTGTAAGTTAAGCAAGGCATGTACAAAACTTCTATTGTTCAAAAAGAATGGCAAAACATCAGTCTAGTTGATGGATAGGAAAATCATTTTCAGAACCCAAATATCCTGCGCAAGACCATGAAAATACCGACTTTCTGATGTGTGTGTGTCTGACAGAAAGAGAGGACTACTTTGTGCGACTGCAGGTCCAATTCTGAATAGACAAAAGATATAAAATATTCTGAAATTAATGCAATAAGCAGAGAGAGACTGAAACTAAGCTAACAAAGCAAGACATGATACAAGGCAGAGATGGAAACTAGACACAAGACAGAGAATAAAACACCTAATTGATATTCCTAAGAAAAGGAGAGAAAAAGATTAACGAGAAAAAAAGAATGAGATGACTTTTGGTCCTCTTTGACATCAGAGAGAATGAAACAAAAGCCTAGTAGATCTCATGGAAGATGATAAAAATAGAGAGTGGACGATAGTATATAGCAAAATGAAGGGTTAAACATTTAAGACTAACAGAccggaccaaatatgcaaattaaCTACACAACGTCGATCTGGACAAAAACAGTCACCTTGATTTTCTTGAACACCCACAGAAAAGCATAACTATTTTCCTAACTTGTGATGACACAACTCTACCAGAAAAAAAGTATAAAGACCTGCCAAACTCAGAATAACTAACAAGAATGGACAAATTTACACCACTTAAGCCTTTAACTAGGCACTATCTAACCACAGAGTATTACCTCTTCAATCTTAAATTCTTAACCCATTGAGCTCCAGTTCAAGAGTCTTAGCCAAGCTTACACACACTCACAAAAGGTTTTGTTTGGAACCGGCTATAAAATGACACTAGAAACAGAAACACAACAGCCAAACATGTCCCTTTCACCTAGGAACTTACTAAGTACTAGTCAACATAGCATCAGATGGCCCCACTTTATGGCACAAAAAGAGCGCATGGTTTGCTGGCTAATTAGAGTCATCAACTACCAGCTAATATACACAATCAAGCACACATGGATGCGCACAGCTGCAGCTCCTCGTTAGCCGTTCCACCAGTTTCTTAACGCCAACACAGTCAAAATTACACATACAAGAATGAATAAACAAACAAAAATCTAACTATAGTGAGAGGTACCCATATCAAGAAAGAAACAGACCATGGGGATTCCAGCGCGTGTGATGCCAACATGCTTGGTGTATGTGGGAGGTCTGAGGCAGCCGCGGTTGGTGGTGACCAGAGACAGGGCGGCACCTCGGAGGAAGCCAGGAAGGCCATGGAGAGTCGAAACCCGAGAAACCGTTCCATGCGTCCACCAGATTCATCCATGAACACAGAGAGGCAGTGACCCTTAGATGATGGTCAGGAGATATTCCGACGCCCACATCTTCAACCGATTGTCTCTCAGCATCTCGGACAAGGGAATGGGTGACTGGTCAATGGGTAAAGAGGATTGGCTGAGACTGAGAGATGGACTACGACAAAGCAAGAAACAAGGCAAAACGGGCCCAACAACCCAAACCAGAATCAACACCCAACAAAGCTCCTGGCGATGCACGGATCAAAATGAATTGGAGGAAAAAGCTGACTGTAAGCGAATTGAAGGATATCTAGCTTTGAATTAGTAAAACTGttattttattttattctgaTTTAAAGGTCTCCGGCGCAATACAATTCGAAACCCATATATATTGGTATGTGGTTATAGCCTTATAGATATAGGCATACTCCATGTGTTTTTTATAGAGCTGTTGTTCAGGCTTCTCTAGAATATCAAATCCCAACTCCTAGGCAAGCAAATGCTAAATCGAAACTAATTAAAGATGAAAAAAGAGGTCCAACAACCCGAACCAGAATCAACACCCAACAAGGCAACAAAGCTCCTGGAAACACACGGATAGCAAAGAATTGGACGGAGGAAGAAAACTGACTGTAAGCGAATTGAAAAACAGCTATAGCTGTGAATTAGCAAAActgttactccctccgatccagttGCCTAAATCTGTTCAGGTTCACTGAACCTGCTACAACTAATTTGGATCAAAGTAGTATTTTATTTTCGATTTAAGGATCTCCAGCGCAATGCTGTTCGGAAACAATGTATAGTGTACGAGTTTATATCTAGGTGGTATACTCCATGTGATCTTTTTGCAGAGCCTATTGTTCATGCTTTTCAAGAATATCAAATCCCAACTCCTAAGCAAGCAAATGCTAAATCGAAACTAATAACATATGAAACAGGGGAGAGAGCAAAGAAGTGCGAACCTTACCCCTCCTCAGCGATTGACCTCCGGCGGCAGGGGCCGGTTGAACCCACCCCGGCGATTCATGTACTGCCGCGGCTGCCGCTTGGTGACGGCGCGCACGCCGCTGACGTCGGCGCCAGGAACGTACTTGCCCTTGGTGGAGTCGAACCCGACGGGGAtccccatcatcttcatcatctcgagctCCTCCGCGTCCATGTCCCCGTCGCCCGCCATGGCCCCCTCCTCGGCCACCTTGGGAGCGGCCGGAGGGTCGGGCTTCTTGTCATCCTTCTGGTCGGTGGCGGGCGACGCGTCGCGGCGGCGTTTGTGGCGGCTGGCGTCGGGGGAGCGGGTTCGGCGACGGCGGGAGCGGTCGGCCGAGGGGGAGCGCGTGCGGGAGCGCTTTCGGGCGCTGCGATGGCTCCGGTCGCGGTCGCGGTCGCGCTCGCGATCCCGGTCCTTGTCCCGGCCACGGTCCCGGTCGCGATGGCGGTCGCCCTCGCGGTCCCGGTCGCGGTGGCGGTCGACGTCGAGGTCCCGGTCCCGATCCCGGTCGCGATGGAGGTCGAGCTCGCGGTCCCGGTCCCGGTCGTGGCCGCGGTCTCGAGGCTTTTCCCTGTCTCGGCGGCGGTCTGACATTGTTGGGCGAGGAGGAGTGGAGCTGGAGCTGGAGGAGATGAGGTAGGGTTTGCTGGGTTCTGGAGAAAACGGGCGGCGAAGCGTGCGGGCCGAATTCTTCAGAGCCATGGCCCAGTCTACCGACGGTTGTGAGGGATTTCAATGGTTAAGGCCCAGTTTGGCAACAAAGCTTTTTTTAAACTGAAGTATTTATGGGGGGTGCTATACACCGACCTGATCGGTGGGTGGAAGGCACCGCACACCCCCACCCACGTACTTCAGTGGGCCGCGGCCCATCACATCAGGTGAGTttctttttccctttttcttcctTCTTTTCTGTTTATTCTTTTCTGTTTATATTTTCGTTTTTAAAAATAACTTCAAAAAactttttttcgagaaaacaTTTTTCGtaaaatttgaacagttttctgAAACTAGAACAGTTTTtacatttgaacatttttcggatttgaatttttttcaaaatttgaagttTGAATTTTTaacttgaacaattttcaaaattgAACGTTTTTTGAATGTGAACAAATTTGAACGATTCTccgatttgaacggttttcaaatttgaatatttttgaacggttttcagatttgaacggttttcaaatttaaacattttttaatTCAAACATTTTCTCAATTTGAACAGTTTTTTTAGAATTAAAATTTTCGAACCtgaaaaaatataaacaaaaccgaaaacagaaaacaaaaaagaaaaacagaaaaagaaaccagaaaaaaagaaaagaaaaagaaaaccgaAATACTACAGGCTAACAGAAacaaatgggcctggcccaaaacccgaccaggggtgtgcggtggccggtagccaccgacctggtcggtgtataggttttgccgTATTTATGTGCATGGCGAAGAATACTTCAGTTTTTGGATACTTTAGGCCTAGTTTGGCAACAAAGTTTTTCTAAAACTTGTGAAACTGAAGTATTTGTGTGACCACATGTATATGTGGTGAGCAACCTAAACAAAAAAATATCAAGAAGTATTTATTTGTGTGGCAAAGAATACTTCAGTTTCTAGATACTTAGGGCAtttccaacggggcgacccatctCGCGCCCGCGCGTTTagatgggtcgagccggacaaaaaagcGGCCCAACGAGGGGACGCACCgtaaatgtcaacacccggatttttaaatccagatgcctattatgccgtacattgcaatcccagaaataatgtttttgcgagacataatagtaagtagcatagagtcatcatttattacaacacatattgtcttacaaccatagatcacatgatcccatattacacaaatatattattcaacaacacaaatagtagcggaagcgaagtagtagtggactatctattccacaggcaacgcttgacgttagaagacgatcctagttatcgtagacgtcctgttgtccgtcatcctgatactgttgctctccttcaaagtctggcatttgaatagccagggcaaagccatgagtacttttaaagtactcgcaaactaatactaaagtaattacttattaagtatatttaaggggtgctaagctctaggtttatttgcataaagccaagttttagtttgataaacatttagtaagccttatcatttgctagactaactcaagtgggaacattagtgtcattcccaccactcattgtgattcacctcaatatcaccgttcaattcatcattcctttttaagatcaaaattctgataacggagacagtatggcctttccagtcgtccataaccgtggacacggctattcgaataggtttaacactctgcagaggttgtactcttgtgccacaacttttgattacatccgtcgaggataaccccgaatcatcgtaactcagtacgcggatcatcaaccataacctttcacttatatatactagtataggcacctctccccatgagcttggcctcccggtgaaaaccaactgtcaacccgggaactgcacagggcttgggtcgtacattcacctcatattcacatcatttcacatatacggaggcagcctcggcgtaacccctatgatgcttgtttagagggaacccatactaaaatacacaagtttctagttaagccctacccataatcaggtattgtgggggtgaaagaacatctctcacattatgttttgtgtgtttgatgtcaatatatatgatacactaatgtttagttaagtggtacagggattacatagatatttattcatgtgtgtttggatttgatcgtgtgtcaaaaaggtttcagaaaaaggttggccaggccggataatccgggccggatattgttgaaatatccggcccccctgtttttggctaagtaTTTCAGGAAATGTGGCTCTGgaagggggccggacatttggccggataatgtcccggtattgtaccagggccggattatccgggccggatattttggaaatatccggcccccccgtttttcgctaaggactggaagaaaatcgACTCTGGCtctgggccggacatttggccagaCAATGTCACTCTTTTGCCccgaagaccggattatccggggggcggattatccggcccttacttaggccggattatccggccccccggaaactgcaacggctccattttgagtgggggtataaataccccccttcttcctccttggctgtttgctcaatcattgcacaagaattctgccaagccatctccattagagccaactcaaagaaagtcaagatttgcaagatctccttcctcccccaaccaaatctcttgatctttggagattcgaaggagaagacaccgatctacatcctcaccgaagcgttcttcatttccccctctcttgtttgagggatctcatgctagtgttcctatttggttccctagttgatttgtgttgatgtattgttgttgattgttgtgttgaaacagatttgggagcctccaatttggttgtggatgtgtgccccaagaaccttgtaaaggcccggtttccgcctcgaggaaatcccttagtggaagtgggctaggccttcgtggcgttgctcaccggagatctgagtgaagccttcgtggctgttggtttggctttcgtagcaaccacactcctccaaacgtagacgtaccttcttgcaaaggaagggaactacgggaatcatctccgtgtcatcgcgtgctccactctcggttacctctatcctattctctctattgcttagatatatcttgcttagttggtagccttgtcatataggtaaattcacttagttgcatatctagagaatttaccatttgtgtcaagcctaaattgaaaaagaactaaaaattggttagcacctattcacccccccccctctaggtgcggcatacgatcctttcaattggtatcggagcctcggctcttatttcgggcttaaccgcctaagagtatgccggacgaggagtcctcggaaggggccgccaagatggtctccgtggaagacttcaattcgttgaagtcctccgtggaagcccaaatggaaagcatgaaaaagatgattgccgagcttttggctccggcccttcccaaggctcctagtgtagaggttaaagacacgggtgtgttacatgagggagaggcttcgaacttaccctcatctaccaaacccgtggaaggtgataacttaaacactatcaaatcccccattgcatctcccaagggaactagtgaaagtgagagctacaatcgagtacctccacctttccaatcacccgatataccggttcccatgcctcatttgaacattaggggcgacccacctaagttttctattgaggatttcgatacttggcaatttgagttccgctctcatgtttgtagtgcctccaatgaattatggagaatcatcaaggtgggcttcaagccatacaaccccgacaatttgactagaagagaagccattgagagtcaactcaacaacaccgccttgcacatgattcaatcaagtgtggggacaaaggaattgcatcgtgtccggaactacaccaccgccaaggaagcttgggatggtttgaccgcgagttgcattggaagtgagagcacaaggaggaacaagtataatgctctcaagaataaagccgaagggttcatgaggcttccggatgaagatcatgaagatatgtatggaagacttctcaccgttgccgatgccttccagctcgttggtgccacccacatcaatgattcttggatcaaggagaagtacattgaatgcatgatgccatttgtacccattgatgtcaagactcttgtgggaagggaatgctattcctctctcacctctcaacaagttgtgcacgagttgcaagctctcaaggtgcttgaggaaacctctcatgattctcgcaatcgtgctattgggatggcaaaaggttccaaccttgccttggtggtcaactccgttgaagaagtggttcctcaagaatcttatagagcatcttggagtatgacttatccggaagatttgcaatgccactaccatgatcacatggccttccatgcaaaatccttttgggttgatccctccaaggccaaggaagacaacatcaagaggaacaacaaaaatgggttcacaagctttggtccaaagacaagatcatgctacaattgtgatgacaagcgccacttcattgccgaatgcccctatgagaatagagagcttcataatgggaggctcattcccaaggacaagagcaaagactcaaagggcaaatattcaaagccccccaacaagaagttctacaacaacaagaccaagaagggcaagaggccctcaagagttgtgctagtaacaagggaagaatattctaccgatgaagttgaaagttctagtggcgatgaagatgaagaaaactCAAAGGAATtagccgccatcgtcaccaccaacacaccctcatcatctctctttgaatctcccaatgagaatcctcatatcaagaatgcacattgcttcatggcaaggtcctccttggacacacctattgtgctatcaactcaagaagagtatacctccggagatgatgatgttgatgatgaagaagatgcaacctctaatggattggtcgctcttgcctccctctccactaactcttcatcaccaagtgaatcccccaatgaggtcattcatgtggaggaagaaagttgccttatggctaaatcctccgaggtatcatcccctaacccctctatgcctaacttacctagcgatctaggggttgatgatgctagtctaaaagtgaaacaagaaatgctagattttgatgatttcattcttaacctacaaggtaacactaagaagcatgtttctagcctcatggttcgtttagctcaacaaagtgatatgcttgagaaaaagggtcaaatagagagagaagactctcttgaaatccatgctcttaaaaatgctcttgaggaaagtcaagaaactatagcttctcttgaggagaggctagaaactcttgaagagcctcaagataaaattaacaagctcactaaagctagagatcttgctagggctaagtttaaagtgcttaaaaaggaaaaggcccaatttgaggttgatcatgagaaacttgtgaaagatctagatgaactagacaaagctcacaaagctttgaagagtgaatacactctcttatccaagtcttatgagcaacttcaaattaggcttgcctcatatgatgtgcctagctcctctactccttcatgtgatcatgcaaatgttattgaggaaaatgctaggttgaaagatgaacttgctaggacctcctctccccaaagtaaactttcgttggatgatcttttgagtaagcaaagatcaaacaatgggaaggagggacttggttttaattccaaggctaaaaaggcaaacaagaaaaagaccaagcccgcacatgagaaagctaatggtgaaccccgaaaggggaacaccattaatgatgatggtgcgggaatagataatcctcactatgttctctttaaagattattatggtgatgtttatgctaagtatgttggtccatatgatggttatgttgcttggtctatttgggtcccaaagacccttgttgctaacaaaagaggacccattgaaaaatgggtacctaaatccaagaattgatctcatgtaggactatgccgccggaggttcaaaatgggtacttgatagtggatgtacaagtcatatgaccggcggcaagaacctcgtcaaggagttgaggcctaatgtaaatgatatcaccgtctcctttggcgataattctacatctgaggtattgggttttggcaaggttgtggttgcacacaacattactcttgtggatgtcatgcttgtcaaaacccttggttacaatttgctttccgtttccgcccttggcaagatgggtttcgccgtctttattgataatgatattgtggtcctcttgtggagcaagactctaaaagtcgcattcgttgggtatcgcgaacacaacttgtatgtggtggacttttcggggaccaccacgtcaagtgcgatgtgcctattcggaaaggcggacgtgggttggttgtggcatcgccgcctagcccatgtcaacatgagaactttgcaaagtcttcacaaggggaaccatattgtgggactaatggaaaatgtgtcttttgccaaagatcgtgtttgtagggcttgtgttgaaggcaaaatgcatgactctccgcatccaagcaagaccatcatctcttccaagaggatcttggagctcctccatgtggatctctttggtcccgttactcatgcaagtcttggtgcgaagaaacattgcttggtgattgttgatgattactcaagatacacttgggtctactttctcaagacgaaagatgagactcaacaaatattcattgactttgctaccgaggtgcaacgccaacacaacctcctcattatggcaataagaagtgacaacggctccgagttcaagaactacacactcaatgattttcttagtgatgaggggattcgtcatcaatattccgttgcttacacccctcaacaaatggtgttgcggagaggaagaaccggactcttatggatatggcaaggtctatgatggcggagtataaatcccgctataacttttgggccgaagccatctccaccgcatgtcactcctccaaccggctttatctccgcaagggcttgaacaagactccatatgaaatactcaccggcaacaagcccaacatctcatacttcaaggtgttcggttgtaagtgtttctacaaaatcaaaggagttcgtttatctaaatttgctcctaaagctttggagggtatatttgttggttacggtgccgaatctcacacttatagaatctttgatgtatcctccgggattatcattgaatcttgtagtgtgaagttcgaagaaaatgatggctcccaagtggggcaagttgatgtttgtgcaggtgatgaaatacctcaagatgccatagtaagaatgggtgtgggatttttccgccccattgagggacacggtgtggcgtctcgggaaggactttgctctaccacggtggagccctcatcttctcaacatcaacaaaccccatcaagtgaagcaaatgatgcaccaacccaagaacaagaacaaaaccctccccctagtgtgcaagatcaaggacaagatcaaggacaagaccaagaacaagatcaaccacggattcatgatggatccgatgagtatcctttcaacattcaagatcaagcacatgaggatgagcaacctcaagtaattgaggaagctcaagttgaaggtcaagacggggacccaaatggtcaagatgatcaagtgacacctccaaggccaagaagaaccaaggaggagatcgaggcccgtcgtttagcaagaagagataggacccttgaaattcgtggacacactcatgataaggtcctcggtgatgttcgagcaaaagtctccacaagaaggcaattggctaactttagcaatcatcatgcctatatctccgttgtggaacccaagaaagtgtttgaagctcttgaagattcggattgggtggaagctatgcatgaggaactcaacaacttcaagcgcaacaaagtgtggaccttagtagagaagccaaaagagtgccgcaatgttataggcactaaatggatattcaagaacaagcaagatgagtttggaaatattgtgaggaacaaggcaagattggtggctcaaggtttctctcaagttgaagggattgactttggagagacctatgctcccgtggctcgtcttgagtccatccgtatccttcttgcttatgcatcgcatcataactttaagttacaacaaatggatgtgaaaagtgcatttcttaatggtcctttacatgaagaggtttatgttaagcaacccccggggttcgaggatctcaactttcctaaccatgtctacaagcttgataaagcactttatggtctcaaacaagctcctagagcttggtatgagcaccttaaggaattgttggtagaccgtgggtttgatgttgggctaatcgaccccactctttttactaagagggtcaatggggagcttttcgtgt
It includes:
- the LOC127316090 gene encoding uncharacterized protein, translated to MSDRRRDREKPRDRGHDRDRDRELDLHRDRDRDRDLDVDRHRDRDREGDRHRDRDRGRDKDRDRERDRDRDRSHRSARKRSRTRSPSADRSRRRRTRSPDASRHKRRRDASPATDQKDDKKPDPPAAPKVAEEGAMAGDGDMDAEELEMMKMMGIPVGFDSTKGKYVPGADVSGVRAVTKRQPRQYMNRRGGFNRPLPPEVNR